One genomic segment of Photobacterium sp. DA100 includes these proteins:
- a CDS encoding succinate dehydrogenase assembly factor 2: MLSADDKARVKWACRRGMLELDVIIMPFFEECFDTLSEQEQLDFVSLLKCDDPDLFTWMMQHGRSENPAHAAMVDKIVAHNNSKLR; this comes from the coding sequence ATGTTGAGTGCAGACGATAAAGCACGGGTTAAGTGGGCGTGCCGCCGCGGTATGCTGGAGTTGGATGTGATTATCATGCCGTTTTTCGAGGAGTGCTTCGATACCCTATCCGAGCAAGAGCAGCTGGATTTTGTCTCTCTCCTGAAGTGTGATGATCCTGATTTGTTTACCTGGATGATGCAGCACGGCCGCAGTGAAAACCCGGCCCATGCCGCAATGGTCGATAAGATTGTCGCCCACAACAACAGCAAGCTTCGCTGA
- a CDS encoding protein YgfX, with the protein MGALALLYAGALVLLLLCVFRQTLPLPAFFAVAWWLLCEGERRLLDLGALAGRLQISREGNIRWQGQSWQLHSSRVRSGLILLWRLEGETERVWLPISPDACSSTAYRSLALYSHHYHAISG; encoded by the coding sequence ATGGGCGCGCTGGCATTGCTGTATGCCGGTGCGCTTGTTCTGTTGCTTCTCTGCGTATTTCGCCAGACGCTTCCTCTGCCGGCTTTTTTTGCGGTTGCTTGGTGGCTGCTCTGTGAAGGTGAGAGGCGCTTGCTCGATCTTGGCGCACTGGCTGGCAGGCTTCAGATCTCCCGCGAGGGAAATATTCGCTGGCAAGGCCAGTCATGGCAACTGCACTCTTCACGTGTGCGTTCCGGCCTCATCCTCCTTTGGCGACTCGAAGGAGAGACAGAGCGGGTCTGGTTACCGATCAGCCCCGATGCCTGCTCAAGCACGGCCTACCGCAGCCTGGCGCTGTATTCCCATCATTACCACGCGATATCCGGTTAG